One window of Atribacter laminatus genomic DNA carries:
- a CDS encoding YidC/Oxa1 family membrane protein insertase — MWTQIWNGLAAAMEWILRLFYGWTHNYGISIILLTAVIRIALYPVIHKQNLSTKAMQELQPEIKKLQEKHKSDPQKLNQEIMSLYKEKGVSPLGGCLPLLIQLPFLFVLYRVLVNYDYGQAGFLWLPSLSAADPYFILPLSMGFTTFLQQRMTVPAAGAEGSQQNMIMMIVMPIFLVFISWSLPSGVLLYWFVSNLFYIFQQYIVNIKTQKPTVSTTSDPIIEANPKETLAVVEEEEKKVASRVSSPKTKKKGGKKHAKKR, encoded by the coding sequence ATGTGGACTCAAATTTGGAATGGATTAGCAGCTGCTATGGAATGGATCCTTCGGTTATTTTATGGATGGACCCATAATTATGGAATTTCAATAATTCTTTTAACTGCTGTTATTCGTATAGCTCTTTATCCAGTGATTCATAAACAAAACTTGTCAACAAAGGCCATGCAGGAGTTACAACCAGAAATAAAGAAACTGCAGGAGAAACATAAGAGTGATCCTCAAAAACTCAATCAAGAAATTATGAGCCTTTATAAAGAAAAAGGAGTTAGCCCCTTGGGAGGATGCCTTCCTTTATTGATTCAGCTCCCATTTCTGTTCGTTCTTTATAGAGTCTTAGTGAATTATGATTATGGTCAAGCAGGATTTCTCTGGTTGCCCAGCCTTTCGGCTGCTGATCCCTATTTTATTTTACCGTTATCAATGGGATTTACGACCTTTTTGCAACAGAGAATGACTGTGCCAGCTGCCGGGGCTGAAGGTTCACAGCAAAATATGATCATGATGATCGTTATGCCAATTTTTTTGGTATTTATTAGCTGGAGCCTTCCTTCAGGAGTGCTCCTGTATTGGTTTGTTTCAAATTTATTCTATATTTTCCAGCAATATATAGTAAATATAAAAACCCAAAAACCAACAGTCTCAACAACCTCAGATCCCATAATTGAAGCCAACCCAAAAGAAACCCTTGCCGTTGTAGAAGAAGAGGAAAAGAAGGTTGCTTCACGAGTTTCTTCTCCAAAGACAAAGAAAAAAGGGGGTAAGAAACATGCGAAGAAGCGTTGA
- the jag gene encoding RNA-binding cell elongation regulator Jag/EloR, whose translation MRRSVEVSGKTVEEILERASRYFDVPKENLSYEVLSESRGFLGLLVPRTVRVRVWVESSDKQAEKSEPIGEIKKEQGTELESKNSDQKSEISDDEDFQDLEKAREEIRKFFENLIEKMNINIEYHVRENGRKVFLDIDGVDAGLLIGKHGETLEALESFLKILLVKNGYAHIGLDVDVSGYKKRREETLTKLACKMATKVIQGRRRFKFEPMNARERRIIHTTLKDHPRIITYSIGEEPERRVVVDLKNEKRKESNPRKHPTTRKNPKSK comes from the coding sequence ATGCGAAGAAGCGTTGAAGTTTCTGGGAAGACTGTTGAAGAAATACTCGAAAGAGCTTCGCGATATTTTGATGTGCCAAAAGAAAACCTTTCTTATGAAGTACTGTCTGAAAGCCGGGGATTTCTCGGATTACTGGTCCCTCGGACGGTAAGAGTTCGAGTATGGGTTGAAAGTAGCGATAAACAAGCTGAAAAATCAGAACCAATTGGAGAAATTAAAAAAGAACAAGGAACAGAATTAGAAAGTAAGAATTCTGACCAAAAGTCAGAAATTTCGGATGATGAGGATTTTCAAGACTTGGAAAAAGCACGAGAAGAAATCCGAAAATTTTTTGAAAATCTTATCGAAAAAATGAACATTAATATTGAATACCATGTTCGAGAAAATGGAAGAAAAGTATTCCTTGACATTGATGGTGTAGACGCTGGGTTACTTATTGGAAAACACGGAGAAACCTTAGAAGCCTTAGAATCATTCTTAAAGATTCTTCTGGTAAAAAATGGATATGCGCATATAGGTTTAGATGTTGATGTATCAGGTTATAAAAAGCGTCGGGAAGAAACCCTCACTAAATTAGCATGTAAAATGGCTACAAAAGTGATACAAGGTCGGCGCCGGTTCAAATTTGAACCAATGAATGCAAGAGAAAGAAGAATTATTCATACTACACTGAAAGATCACCCGAGAATTATAACCTATAGCATTGGTGAAGAACCAGAAAGAAGAGTTGTAGTCGACTTAAAAAATGAAAAACGAAAAGAATCAAACCCAAGAAAACATCCAACGACAAGAAAGAATCCAAAAAGTAAGTAA